A stretch of [Clostridium] innocuum DNA encodes these proteins:
- a CDS encoding CTP synthase: MSKFIFVSGGVVSGLGKGISAASLGRLLKARGLKVSAMKLDPYINIDPGTMSPYQHGEVFVTEDGSETDLDLGHYERFIDENLNRYSNVTTGKVYWNVLNKEREGKYLGETVQVIPHITNEIKDFIYKAQEESGADIMICEIGGTTGDIESLPFLEAIRQVAQDKGRENCLFLHVTLIPYLESSGEHKSKPAQHSVNQLQSYGIFPDIIIARCSRPLEEGIRDKLSLFCNIPKECVFENRTMPSLYEVPYMLQKQGLDDVVCRKFHIDAPQADLHSWSTLMEHAEDVTETVTIALIGKYVRLHDAYLSVVEALYHAGLKNNIKVHIKWIDSENITEGSIRELLQDCSGILIPGGFGTRGIEGKIRAATYAREHNIPYLGICLGMQIATIAFARSVLGYSDANSYEFQPESSHLIIHYMADQSDEQDMGGTMRLGAYPSRIKEGTQLYRAYRTTEISERHRHRYEFNNQFREEFIQNGMDITATSQDGSLVEAVECVNNDFYVGVQFHPEFKSRPNRPHPLFTDFIAYSKANRK; the protein is encoded by the coding sequence ATGAGTAAATTTATATTTGTAAGCGGCGGTGTTGTGTCCGGTCTGGGGAAGGGCATCAGTGCAGCATCCCTGGGACGATTGCTGAAAGCAAGAGGTCTGAAGGTCAGTGCAATGAAGCTGGACCCCTATATCAATATCGACCCGGGGACGATGAGTCCCTACCAGCATGGCGAGGTATTTGTGACGGAGGATGGAAGTGAAACCGATCTTGATCTCGGTCATTATGAGCGTTTCATTGATGAGAATCTGAATCGCTACTCGAATGTGACCACCGGAAAAGTATACTGGAACGTCTTAAACAAGGAGCGGGAAGGGAAATATCTGGGGGAAACCGTACAGGTTATTCCGCATATCACCAATGAAATCAAGGATTTTATTTATAAGGCACAGGAGGAAAGCGGTGCGGATATCATGATTTGTGAAATCGGAGGTACCACCGGGGATATTGAAAGTCTGCCTTTTCTGGAAGCAATCCGTCAGGTTGCACAGGATAAGGGAAGAGAAAACTGTCTCTTTCTTCATGTAACACTGATTCCATATCTCGAAAGCAGCGGGGAGCATAAGTCAAAGCCGGCTCAGCACTCTGTCAACCAGCTGCAATCCTATGGTATCTTTCCGGATATCATCATAGCGCGCTGCAGCCGCCCGTTGGAGGAGGGGATTCGTGATAAGCTTTCCCTGTTTTGCAATATACCCAAGGAGTGTGTATTCGAAAACAGAACGATGCCTTCTCTGTACGAGGTACCCTACATGCTGCAAAAGCAGGGGCTGGATGATGTCGTTTGTAGAAAATTCCATATCGATGCACCACAGGCGGATCTGCACTCCTGGAGTACGCTCATGGAGCATGCAGAGGATGTAACGGAAACGGTAACAATTGCTTTAATTGGAAAATATGTTCGCCTGCATGATGCCTATCTGTCTGTGGTAGAAGCGCTGTATCATGCGGGATTGAAAAACAATATAAAGGTACATATCAAATGGATCGATTCAGAGAATATTACGGAAGGCAGTATCCGAGAGCTGCTGCAGGATTGCAGCGGCATTCTGATACCGGGAGGCTTTGGTACGCGCGGAATTGAAGGAAAAATACGGGCAGCCACCTATGCCAGAGAGCACAATATACCTTATCTGGGTATCTGTCTGGGAATGCAGATAGCCACAATCGCCTTTGCACGAAGCGTACTGGGCTACAGCGACGCCAACTCCTATGAATTTCAGCCGGAAAGCAGCCATTTGATCATTCATTATATGGCAGATCAAAGCGATGAACAGGATATGGGAGGAACCATGCGTTTAGGCGCATATCCATCCAGAATCAAGGAAGGGACGCAGCTGTATCGCGCCTACCGGACAACGGAAATTTCAGAGCGTCACCGTCACCGCTATGAATTTAATAATCAGTTCCGTGAGGAATTTATACAAAACGGCATGGATATCACAGCAACCTCACAGGACGGTTCTCTGGTGGAAGCTGTGGAGTGTGTCAACAATGATTTCTATGTCGGGGTGCAGTTTCATCCGGAATTCAAAAGCAGACCAAATCGTCCGCATCCGCTGTTTACCGATTTCATTGCCTACTCCAAGGCTAACAGAAAGTAG
- a CDS encoding glutamine synthetase, with product MVTSEREIMEFIEEYDVKFIRLAFFDLFGNQKNISIMPRELKQVFAHGLSFDASAVSGFSQGSQFTEEHTSDLFLFPDISTLTILPWRPQIGRVVRMYCEIRYPDGSAYALDTRSLLKRMMKQVGEKGMQIMAGTECEFYLFERDENGKPTTIPYDEAGYCDIAPLDKGENVRREICLDLEEMGIHPESSHHEQGPGQNEIDFRFDEVMPCADNLMTFRNVVDMVALSSGLKANFHPKPLQQQPGNGLHINLSLFRNGENLFAQEQGRYMEAFLSGILRRIREITLFLNPETESYLRLGEDKAPKYICYSRSNRSALIRIPAANEHRTRIEVRSPDPSCNPYLALALLIAAGMEGIEDGLTAKEFHGNVYLHHEGLQELPSSLQEALQLAQNSSFTKRVLGEELLQGFLNAKIKQLRM from the coding sequence ATGGTGACAAGTGAACGTGAAATTATGGAATTCATCGAGGAATATGATGTGAAGTTTATTCGTCTGGCTTTTTTCGATTTGTTTGGCAACCAAAAAAATATATCCATCATGCCCCGGGAGCTGAAGCAGGTATTTGCCCATGGCTTGAGCTTTGATGCAAGTGCAGTTAGCGGATTTTCTCAGGGATCACAATTTACAGAGGAGCATACCTCCGATCTGTTTCTGTTTCCGGATATCTCCACACTGACCATTCTTCCATGGCGTCCGCAGATTGGGCGTGTTGTCCGAATGTATTGTGAGATACGTTATCCTGATGGGAGTGCATATGCTCTGGATACACGCTCTCTGCTGAAACGTATGATGAAGCAGGTAGGCGAGAAGGGAATGCAGATTATGGCAGGCACGGAATGCGAGTTTTACCTGTTTGAGCGAGATGAAAACGGAAAGCCGACAACGATTCCCTATGATGAGGCCGGCTATTGTGATATTGCGCCACTGGATAAGGGTGAGAATGTCCGACGGGAAATCTGCCTTGATCTGGAGGAGATGGGCATTCATCCCGAAAGCTCGCATCATGAGCAGGGACCCGGGCAAAATGAAATCGACTTCCGTTTTGACGAGGTTATGCCCTGTGCTGATAATCTGATGACCTTTCGCAATGTCGTGGACATGGTTGCTCTCTCCAGCGGTCTGAAAGCAAATTTTCACCCAAAACCGCTGCAGCAGCAGCCGGGAAACGGTCTGCATATCAATCTGTCCCTGTTTCGAAACGGCGAAAATCTGTTTGCACAGGAGCAGGGCCGCTACATGGAGGCTTTTCTGTCCGGGATACTACGTCGTATCCGGGAAATCACCCTGTTCTTAAATCCGGAAACAGAATCCTATCTGCGTCTGGGAGAGGATAAGGCGCCCAAATATATATGCTATTCCCGCAGCAACCGTTCCGCACTGATTCGGATACCGGCAGCGAATGAGCATCGCACACGCATTGAGGTACGCAGTCCCGATCCCTCCTGCAATCCCTATTTGGCACTGGCACTGCTTATCGCCGCAGGTATGGAGGGCATCGAGGATGGATTAACGGCGAAAGAGTTTCATGGAAATGTCTATCTGCATCATGAGGGTCTACAGGAACTGCCCAGTTCACTGCAGGAGGCTCTGCAGCTAGCTCAAAACAGCAGCTTCACAAAGCGTGTTTTGGGAGAGGAACTGCTGCAGGGCTTTCTAAACGCGAAGATCAAACAGCTACGCATGTAA
- a CDS encoding ANTAR domain-containing protein: MLHVLLVSTSEKTTGILKEYLNMEDCMNITACKTASRARRTALETAFDMIIINYPLADEREYELPQDLAEKSDASIMLMVPAEVYDIIADRMEKAGIYVLLKPVNKTVLLCVLRFAIVTQKRIRAMRMRNRSLKDRLSEIKVINQAKCLLMEHEQLSEAQAHRYLEKRAMDSQMSRLQVAEQLLKKYQLP, translated from the coding sequence ATGTTACATGTGCTTCTCGTCAGTACGAGTGAGAAAACCACAGGAATTCTAAAGGAATATCTGAATATGGAGGACTGTATGAATATCACAGCCTGTAAAACGGCCTCTAGGGCACGTAGAACGGCTCTGGAAACAGCCTTCGACATGATCATCATCAATTACCCGCTTGCGGATGAACGTGAATATGAGCTGCCGCAGGATCTGGCAGAAAAAAGTGATGCCTCTATCATGCTTATGGTACCGGCTGAGGTCTATGATATCATTGCGGATCGCATGGAAAAAGCCGGTATTTATGTGTTGTTAAAGCCGGTTAATAAAACAGTACTGCTCTGTGTCTTACGCTTTGCCATTGTCACGCAGAAGCGCATCCGCGCCATGCGTATGAGAAATCGCTCACTGAAGGACAGACTGAGTGAAATTAAAGTTATCAATCAGGCAAAATGCCTGCTTATGGAACATGAGCAGCTAAGTGAAGCACAGGCACACCGGTATCTGGAAAAGCGAGCTATGGATTCGCAGATGAGCCGACTGCAGGTGGCGGAGCAGCTGTTGAAAAAATATCAGCTGCCCTGA